The window ATCAGAATTGCCGTCGTTGGAGTGGGGAACTGCTTCAGTTCGCTCCTCCAGGGCATCAATTATTACGGACGGACGGCCACCCACGGTGGAAACGGCGCCAACGGTACGAACGGCGCCGATGTCGGGCTGATGCACCGGAAGATTGGGCCTTACGAGCCGCAGGACATCGAGGTGGTCGCCGCCTTCGACATCGACCGCCGCAAGGTTGGTCTCGACGCCGCCGAGGCGATTTTCGCTCCGCCGAATTGCACCAAGGTTTTTTCCAAACAGATCGCGCCCACGGGCGCCATCGTCATGATGGGCTGCGTTTTCGATGGTTGCGCGGACCACATGAAGGAGTACGACGCAGCCCGGACGTTTCAGCCGCTGGAAAAAGAATCGACCAGGGAACAGATCATCGAAGCGTTGCGTAAGTCGGGCGCGGAAATCATGGTAAATTATCTCCCGGTCGGTTCCGAGGAGGCGACGCGTTTCTACGCCGCCTGCGCCCTCGAAGCCGGTCTCGGGTTCGTCAATAACATCCCGGTTTTCATTGCCAGCGATCCGGTGTGGGCCAAACGTTTTGCCGACAAAAAATTGCCGATCGTAGGCGACGACATCAAGGCGCAGATGGGCGCGACGGTTTTGCATCGCACCATCGTCGATCTGTTCCGAAAACGCGGCGTCAAAGTCGAGCGCACCTACCAGCTCAATACCGGCGGCAACACGGATTTCCTGAACATGCTCAATCGCAGCCGGCTGGCTTCGAAGAAGACTTCCAAGACCGAGGCGGTGCAATCGGTCATGGGGAACCGGCTGGACGATGAAAACATTCATATCGGTCCGAGCGACTACGTTCCGTGGCAGAACGACAACAAGATTTGTTTCATCCGCGTGGAAGGAAAGCTCTTTGGCGACGTGCCGATGGAGCTCGACGTGAAACTTTCCGTGGAAGATTCGCC is drawn from Chthoniobacterales bacterium and contains these coding sequences:
- a CDS encoding inositol-3-phosphate synthase, coding for MNKIRIAVVGVGNCFSSLLQGINYYGRTATHGGNGANGTNGADVGLMHRKIGPYEPQDIEVVAAFDIDRRKVGLDAAEAIFAPPNCTKVFSKQIAPTGAIVMMGCVFDGCADHMKEYDAARTFQPLEKESTREQIIEALRKSGAEIMVNYLPVGSEEATRFYAACALEAGLGFVNNIPVFIASDPVWAKRFADKKLPIVGDDIKAQMGATVLHRTIVDLFRKRGVKVERTYQLNTGGNTDFLNMLNRSRLASKKTSKTEAVQSVMGNRLDDENIHIGPSDYVPWQNDNKICFIRVEGKLFGDVPMELDVKLSVEDSPNSAGVAIDAIRCCKLALDRGQGGALHSASAYFSKHPPLQMTDEEAYRSVEEFIAGQRAS